From the Theobroma cacao cultivar B97-61/B2 chromosome 2, Criollo_cocoa_genome_V2, whole genome shotgun sequence genome, one window contains:
- the LOC18607768 gene encoding transcription factor bHLH63: MNRALPEMLQCSDMTVLERQRARLKWQQEQLQQQQLQQQEQQQSYFSELSGVFSSQPSHVEGFQGGLMSGDSVLGDMVMTRQLKPDPGLETAWPELVKVDMPDMGFGPCGYGNGPSFDMNYAISRTSSCPPAVAAAVAGEVVEVKGKESVVSEKIGSAVGRESFKKRKVDKLQNLKVVAEDDSKRIKACAEEGESKITGPNTNKSSSNNNNNKKESSTDTSKENSKVSEVQKPDYIHVRARRGQATDSHSLAERVRREKISERMKYLQDLVPGCNKITGKAGMLDEIINYVQSLQRQVEFLSMKLAAVNPRLDFNVENLFAKEVFPSCTTNFPTVGMSSEMANPPYLQVSPVQHVVSCCGLEMGMNTPDMAPRRTISAPVSIPDASFLDSSCFPQIQPSATWDVELQNLYNVAFDQGRSTSFPSQPFTGSIEASNLKMEM; the protein is encoded by the exons ATGAATAGAGCATTGCCAGAGATGTTACAATGTTCGGACATGACAGTGCTCGAGAGACAAAGGGCTCGCTTGAAATGGCAACAGGAACAGCTTCAGCAACAACAACTACAACAACAAGAACAACAGCAAAGTTATTTCAGTGAGCTAAGTGGGGTGTTTTCGAGCCAACCCAGCCATGTAGAAGGCTTTCAGGGTGGTTTGATGAGCGGTGATTCGGTGCTAGGTGACATGGTGATGACTCGGCAACTGAAGCCTGACCCTGGTTTGGAGACTGCCTGGCCTGAGTTGGTGAAGGTTGACATGCCTGACATGGGGTTTGGGCCATGTGGGTACGGTAATGGGCCCAGTTTTGATATGAATTACGCCATTTCAAGGACTTCTAGCTGCCCGCCAGCTGTGGCGGCGGCTGTAGCAGGGGAGGTGGTGGAGGTCAAGGGCAAGGAGTCAGTTGTCTCTGAGAAGATTGGTTCAGCCGTCGGAAGAGAAAGCTTCAAGAAGAGGAAAGTTGATAAGCTGCAAAACTTAAAG GTTGTTGCGGAAGATGACTCCAAGAGGATCAAGGCGTGTGCAGAAGAGGGAGAGTCAAAAATTACAGGGCCCAATACCAACAAAAGCAGCAGCAACAACAATAACAATAAGAAGGAATCATCGACTGATACTTCCAAGGAGAATTCGAAGGTTTCTGAGGTTCAAAAGCCTGATTATATTCACGTCCGGGCACGTCGTGGCCAAGCCACTGATAGCCACAGCTTAGCTGAGAGA GTGAGAAGGGAAAAAATCAGTGAAAGAATGAAGTATCTGCAAGATTTAGTTCCGGGGTGCAACAAAATCACAGGAAAAGCAGGAATGCTTGATGAAATAATCAATTATGTCCAATCTCTTCAACGGCAAGTAGAG TTCCTATCTATGAAACTAGCTGCTGTAAATCCAAGGCTTGACTTCAACGTTGAAAATCTTTTTGCCAAAGAG GTGTTTCCCTCTTGTACGACTAATTTTCCAACGGTTGGGATGTCATCAGAAATGGCTAACCCTCCTTATCTTCAGGTCAGTCCGGTACAACATGTGGTTTCTTGTTGCGGGTTGGAAATGGGAATGAACACTCCTGATATGGCACCTCGAAGAACCATCAGTGCCCCTGTGTCAATCCCTGATGCATCGTTTCTCGACTCATCCTGTTTCCCG CAAATTCAACCCTCTGCAACATGGGATGTTGAATTGCAAAATCTTTACAATGTGGCATTTGACCAAGGACGATCAACATCGTTTCCGTCTCAGCCATTTACAG GTTCCATTGAAGCTAGCAATCTAAAGATGGAGATGTGA